The following proteins are co-located in the Dromiciops gliroides isolate mDroGli1 chromosome 2, mDroGli1.pri, whole genome shotgun sequence genome:
- the LOC122739363 gene encoding LOW QUALITY PROTEIN: tumor necrosis factor receptor superfamily member 23-like (The sequence of the model RefSeq protein was modified relative to this genomic sequence to represent the inferred CDS: inserted 1 base in 1 codon; deleted 1 base in 1 codon), translating to MKRLGEVGDKERDHERDQSSLRCLRLSGRLQRPIGQHEWGGVGRLSLRALRGARQWVALSLLTGDRKSKLPARSQTGAEPMNLGVGAFSKLLALAFLMLLEVNRKAEAVLLSKQNYGASRDTCDPKKEYRYEWRCCLYCPPGTHVVQHCIISHTFGICQDCPPSGKYSLKNNLKXCQQCTKCQKDQEMLIPCYKNINTKCQCKEGYYCDAPNCKVCQPCTERCPEGQRILQRCNTTADILCGVPTTGMTFKFESSAARGIHGIGLGC from the exons CTGCGCTGTCTCCGCCTCTCAGGCAGACTGCAGAGACCAATTGGACAGCATGAGTGGGGCGGTGTGGGGAGACTGTCACTAAGAGCACTGAGAGGAGCTCGCCAGTGGGTGGCTCTTTCTCTGCTGACTGGCGATAGAAAAAGCAAGCTCCCCGCCCGGTCCCAGACGGGAGCGGAGCCCATGAACCTGGGCGTTGGTGCCTTCTCCAAACTGCTGGCGCTGGCGTTTCTGATGCTGCTGGAG GTTAATAGAAAAGCCGAGGCAGTCCTGCTGTCCAAACAAAACTACGGAGCATCA AGGGACACCTGTGACCCTAAAAAGGAATACCGGTATGAGTGGCGCTGCTGTTTGTACTGCCCACCTG GCACCCATGTAGTCCAGCACTGCATCATCTCCCACACCTTTGGAATTTGTCAGGATTGCCCCCCCAGTGGAAAGTACTCCCTTAAGAACAACCTAA ACTGCCAGCAGTGTACCAAGTGCCAAAAAG ACCAAGAGATGCTGATACCTTGTTATAAAAATATCAACACCAAGTGTCAGTGTAAAGAAGGGTACTATTGTGATGCCCCAAACTGTAAGGTGTGCCAACCCTGTACCGAGAG GTGCCCAGAAGGACAACGAATTCTTCAGAGATGTAACACTACAGCTGATATATTGTGTGGAGTACCCACGACAG GAATGACCTTCAAATTCGAATCATCTGCTGCCAGAG GAATACATGGAATTGGCCTTGGATGCTGa